Proteins found in one Candidatus Nealsonbacteria bacterium CG07_land_8_20_14_0_80_39_13 genomic segment:
- a CDS encoding cysteine desulfurase NifS, translating into MFMKKKTYMDYAATTPVDKRVLKAMLPFFSEKFGNTMSLHSFGQEAKEALEESRVVVAGLMNALPEEIIFTASATESNNLSMKGAAFANKNKGNHIIISAIEHHCVLESAEWLGKQGFEITKLKVDKYGLIDLTELEKEIKKETILVSIMHANNEIGTVEPIEEIGKICHEKGVLFHTDAAQSLGKIPIDVKKMNIDLLTGSSQKMYGPKGAACLFIRKGVKIEPMLHGGGHEFGLRPSTINLPAIVGFAKACNICRKEMIYEGARISKLRNELIGGVLKNIPDALLNGHPEKRLPNNANFWFKFVEGESLVFQLDFSCIAASTGSACSSAQLTASHVLLALGLKPEQAHGSLRLTLGRWTKEKDVKYVLKVLPEIIKKLREISPFKK; encoded by the coding sequence ATATTTATGAAGAAAAAAACATATATGGATTATGCGGCGACAACGCCGGTTGATAAGCGCGTTTTAAAAGCGATGTTGCCATTTTTTTCTGAAAAATTCGGCAACACGATGTCCTTGCACAGTTTCGGTCAGGAAGCGAAAGAAGCGCTGGAAGAAAGCAGGGTGGTTGTCGCCGGTTTGATGAATGCCCTGCCTGAAGAAATAATTTTTACCGCTTCGGCTACGGAAAGTAATAATCTATCCATGAAGGGCGCTGCTTTTGCCAATAAAAATAAAGGAAATCATATTATAATATCAGCTATTGAGCACCATTGTGTTTTAGAAAGCGCAGAATGGCTTGGGAAGCAGGGTTTTGAAATAACTAAGTTGAAAGTTGATAAATACGGGTTAATTGATTTAACCGAACTGGAGAAAGAAATCAAAAAAGAGACAATTCTGGTTTCAATAATGCATGCTAATAACGAAATAGGGACCGTAGAACCGATTGAAGAAATTGGAAAAATCTGCCATGAAAAAGGAGTCCTTTTTCATACGGATGCAGCTCAATCTCTCGGAAAAATCCCCATTGATGTAAAGAAAATGAATATAGATCTGTTGACCGGCTCTTCCCAGAAAATGTATGGCCCGAAAGGAGCAGCTTGCTTATTTATCAGAAAAGGAGTAAAAATTGAACCTATGTTGCATGGTGGCGGACACGAATTCGGTTTAAGGCCATCAACGATCAATTTGCCGGCAATAGTTGGCTTTGCCAAGGCCTGCAATATCTGTAGAAAAGAAATGATTTATGAAGGAGCAAGAATAAGTAAACTAAGAAATGAACTTATCGGCGGGGTTTTAAAAAATATTCCCGATGCTCTTTTGAATGGCCATCCCGAAAAAAGGCTTCCTAATAATGCTAATTTTTGGTTTAAATTTGTGGAAGGAGAGTCTTTGGTTTTCCAGCTTGACTTCTCCTGTATAGCCGCATCCACCGGTTCAGCCTGCTCTTCTGCCCAATTAACAGCCAGCCATGTCCTTTTGGCTCTTGGATTAAAGCCGGAACAAGCCCATGGTTCATTACGATTGACGCTGGGAAGATGGACGAAAGAAAAAGATGTCAAATATGTCTTAAAAGTTTTGCCGGAAATTATAAAAAAATTAAGAGAGATTTCTCCATTTAAAAAATGA
- a CDS encoding iron-sulfur cluster assembly scaffold protein codes for MYSKKVINHFQNPHNCGKIKNPDGIGKVGNIVCGDVMYLYIKIGKNKKKEEIIKNIKFETFGCVAAISTSSVVTDLVMGKTLDEAMKLEKNNVINSLEGLPPIKIHCSILAIDALSEAIYDYLSKNKRLIPEELAKKHERIDKERHSVEEKHKDWVEKEEKMFNK; via the coding sequence ATCTACAGCAAAAAAGTCATCAATCATTTTCAAAACCCGCATAATTGCGGGAAGATAAAAAATCCCGACGGGATCGGCAAAGTCGGAAATATCGTCTGCGGAGACGTAATGTATCTTTATATTAAAATTGGAAAAAACAAGAAGAAAGAGGAGATAATTAAAAATATAAAATTTGAGACATTCGGATGCGTTGCCGCCATCAGCACCAGTAGCGTTGTCACTGATTTAGTTATGGGAAAAACATTGGACGAGGCCATGAAGCTGGAGAAAAATAATGTCATTAATTCCTTAGAGGGTCTTCCTCCGATAAAAATCCACTGTTCTATTTTAGCGATAGACGCCTTATCGGAGGCGATTTACGATTATCTTTCAAAAAACAAACGGCTAATTCCTGAAGAGCTGGCGAAAAAACATGAAAGAATAGACAAAGAAAGGCATTCGGTTGAGGAAAAACATAAG